Proteins from one Hemicordylus capensis ecotype Gifberg chromosome 7, rHemCap1.1.pri, whole genome shotgun sequence genomic window:
- the LOC128333326 gene encoding interferon alpha-inducible protein 27-like protein 2A, translating into MGGRLLMKMGAGAAIGAGLGLGGTCLVVPVVLKAVGFTAGGIASASLGSKMMAASAVANGGGVAAGGLVATLQSVGAAGLSLATKLGVTAMTASGGTIIGAFKKDLSPADPPLPVKK; encoded by the exons GACTCCTGATGAAAATGGGAGCAGGAGCTGCAATCGGAGCAGGTCTCGGACTag GGGGCACGTGCTTGGTGGTCCCAGTGGTGCTTAAAGCCGTGGGATTCACCGCTGGAGGAATCGCAAGTGCATCTTTGGGTTCCAAGATGATGGCTGCCTCGGCCGTTGCCAATGGTGGAGGCGTTGCCGCCGGCGGTCTGGTGGCAACACTCCAGTCGGTCG GGGCTGCAGGCCTCTCCTTGGCCACCAAACTTGGGGTGACAGCTATGACAGCGAGTGGAGGGACAATTATTGGTGCTTTCAAGAAGGACTTAAGCCCAGCAGATCCTCCCCTTCCTGTGAAGAagtga